In the Rhodothermales bacterium genome, ACGAGGCCCGAATGGCTGCCTGATAAGCGCAGCGAATAATCCATCGAAGGTGCTGCCTGGCATAGCGTCGTATGTATCCCCGATCATGTCGGGGATGACGCACGCTCCTACACCAACCGCTCTTTCAATGCCTTCGCGATCGCACCTGACCTGTTGTGCACGTGGAGTTTCGCGTAGATATTCCGCAGGTGGCTGTCGATCGTGTGGGGACTGAGGAATAGATCCGCCGCGATCTCCTTCTTTGACTGTCCTTGCACAAGGTGCTGGAGAATCTCCTTCTCCCGGTCGGACAGTCCGTAGTTTGCCTGGGGCACGGACATACTCGCAAACATCTCCAGCACGCGACGAGCAATCTGCCCGTCCATCGCGGCGCCGCCGTCCAACACGGTCCGGATTCCTGCGATAAGCTCATCCTTCGGTGACGACTTGAGCATATATCCGGAAGCGCCGTTACAGATGGCCTGAAAGATCTTGTCGTTGTCCTGATGTACGGTGAGCATCATGACCGGCAGGGCGGGTGCCGCTTTCTTCGCCTCACCGACACCAGTGATCCCGTCCATGCCCGGCATGCCGATGTC is a window encoding:
- a CDS encoding response regulator transcription factor, producing the protein MEAASIWLVEDNPVFRQAVSDLIESTDGLECENCFDGCEPALNALKDGELPDLILMDIGMPGMDGITGVGEAKKAAPALPVMMLTVHQDNDKIFQAICNGASGYMLKSSPKDELIAGIRTVLDGGAAMDGQIARRVLEMFASMSVPQANYGLSDREKEILQHLVQGQSKKEIAADLFLSPHTIDSHLRNIYAKLHVHNRSGAIAKALKERLV